One segment of Solanum lycopersicum chromosome 1, SLM_r2.1 DNA contains the following:
- the LOC101255927 gene encoding translationally-controlled tumor protein homolog, whose product MLVYQDLLTGDELLSDSFPYKELENGMLWEVQGKWVVQGAVDVNIGANPSAEGGGEDEGVDDQAVKVVDIVDTFRLQEQPAFDKKQFVTYMKRYIKNLTPKLEGETQEAFKKNIESATKFLLQKIKDLQFFVGESMHDDSALVFAYYKDGSADPTFLYLAPGLKEIKC is encoded by the exons ATGTTGGTTTATCAAGATCTCCTCACTG GTGATGAGCTTCTCTCAGACTCATTTCCCTACAAAGAACTCGAGAATGGAATGCTTTGGGAAGTTCAAGGGAAG TGGGTTGTTCAAGGTGCCGTTGATGTAAACATTGGGGCAAATCCTTCTGCTGAGGGTGGAGGTGAAGATGAAGGTGTGGATGACCAAGCTGTCAAGGTTGTCGATATTGTTGACACTTTTAGACTTCAG GAACAACCTGCTTTTGACAAGAAACAATTTGTTACCTACATGAAGAGATACATCAAGAACCTGACACCCAAGCTAGAAGGAGAAACACAAGAAGCATTTAAAAAGAACATTGAATCAGCAACTAAGTTTCTTTTGCAAAAGATCAAGGACTTGCAATT CTTTGTTGGTGAGAGCATGCATGACGACAGTGCCCTGGTGTTTGCGTACTACAAGGATGGTTCAGCTGATCCTACCTTTTTGTACCTTGCACCTGGCTTGAAGGAGATCAAGTGCTAG
- the LOC101254841 gene encoding uncharacterized protein, with protein sequence MAGINVDMEHVIVDSQEMEKEEEVKPQKTKRVASLDIFRGLTVALMVLVDDAGGEWPMIGHAPWNGCNLADFVMPFFLFIVGMAIALALKRIPEKLAAIRKVILRTLKLLFWGLLLQGGYFHDLDKLKYGVDMNRIRLCGILQRIAIAYLVVAVIEITTRQAQSKELPTGWFSIFKLYSWQWVIGACVLVVYLATLYGTYVPDWNFVVQNPDSVHFGKTLAVTCNVRGNLDPPCNAVGYIDRWILGINHMYPRPAWKRSKACTKNSPYEGPFKDDAPSWCWAPFEPEGILSSISAILSTVLGVHFGHVLIHMKDHSSRLLHWICMGIALLVLGIILHFTDAIPLNKQLYTFSYVCVTSGAAALVFSGFYILVDILNLKYLFLPLEWIGMNAMLVYVMAASGIFAGFINGWYYEDPHNTLIYWIKKHIFIGLWHSTRVGTLLYVIFAEILFWAIVAGLLHRLGIYWKL encoded by the exons ATGGCTGGCATCAACGTAGATATGGAGCATGTGATAGTTGATTCTCAAGAAatggagaaagaagaagaagtaaaGCCTCAAAAGACGAAGCGAGTTGCTTCCCTTGATATTTTCAGAGGCCTCACTGTTGCA CTGATGGTCTTGGTTGATGATGCGGGAGGAGAATGGCCTATGATCGGGCATGCACCATGGAATGGTTGCAATCTTGCAGATTTTGTGATGCCATTCTTTCTGTTTATTGTGGGAATGGCCATAGCACTTGCTCTGAAG AGAATACCAGAAAAGCTAGCGGCCATCagaaaggtgattctaaggacACTCAAACTTCTATTTTGGGGCCTCCTTTTACAAG GGGGTTATTTCCATGATCTTGACAAGCTAAAATATGGTGTTGACATGAATAGGATAAGGTTGTGTGGCATCCTCCAG AGAATTGCTATCGCTTACTTGGTAGTGGcagtaatagaaataacaacaaGACAAGCCCAATCCAAAGAACTACCAACGGGATGGTTCTCCATTTTTAAGTTATACAGCTGGCAATG GGTTATTGGAGCATGTGTTTTAGTAGTTTACTTGGCCACATTATATGGAACATATGTTCCTGACTGGAATTTTGTTGTCCAGAACCCGGACAGTGTTCATTTTGGGAAGACTTTAGCC GTAACTTGCAATGTGAGAGGAAATCTTGATCCTCCTTGCAATGCAGTGGGTTATATTGATAGATGGATACTTGGAATCAATCACATGTATCCACGTCCGGCTTGGAAGAGATCCAAG GCATGCACTAAAAATTCTCCATATGAGGGACCTTTCAAGGATGATGCTCCATCATGGTGTTGGGCTCCTTTTGAACCTGAAGGAATTCTGAG CTCAATTTCTGCTATTCTCTCTACGGTCCTTGGAGTTCATTTTGGACATGTCCTTATTCATATGAAG GATCACTCGTCCAGACTTTTGCATTGGATTTGCATGGGCATAGCTCTTTTAGTTTTAGGAATTATTCTCCACTTCACAGATG CTATTCCTTTAAATAAGCAATTATACACCTTCAGCTATGTCTGTGTAACCTCAGGAGCAGCCGCGTTAGTGTTCTCTGGTTTCTACATTCTG GTTGACATTTTGAACTTGAAGTACCTATTTCTACCACTTGAATGGATTGGTATGAATGCCATGCTTGTTTATGTAATGGCTGCCTCAGGAATATTTGCAGGTTTTATCAACGGCTGGTATTATGAGGACCCTCATAACACACTG ATATATTGGATAAAGAAGCACATTTTCATTGGATTGTGGCATTCAACAAGAGTGGGAACTCTCCTTTATGTCATCTTTGCTGAGATATTGTTTTGGGCTATTGTTGCTGGCCTACTTCATCGATTAGGCATATATTGGAAGCTTTAG
- the LeMA-1 gene encoding 26S proteasome regulatory subunit 6A homolog gives MATPMAEDSNFEDDQLHAMSTEDIIRASRLLDNEIRIIKEELQRTNLELDSFKEKIKENQEKIKLNKQLPYLVGNIVEILEMNPEEEAEEDGANIDLDSQRKGKCVVLKTSTRQTIFLPVVGLVDPDNLKPGDLVGVNKDSYLILDTLPSEYDSRVKAMEVDEKPTEDYNDIGGLEKQIQELVEAIVLPMTHQERFQKLGVRPPKGVLLYGPPGTGKTLMARACAAQTNATFLKLAGPQLVQMFIGDGAKLVRDAFQLAKEKSPCIIFIDEIDAIGTKRFDSEVSGDREVQRTMLELLNQLDGFSSDDRIKVIAATNRADILDPALMRSGRLDRKIEFPHPTEEARARILQIHSRKMNVNPDVNFEELARSTDDFNGAQLKAVCVEAGMLALRRDATEVTHEDFNEGIIQVQAKKKASLNYYA, from the exons ATGGCAACGCCGATGGCTGAGGATAGCAACTTCGAAGATGACCAGCTCCATGCTATGTCCACTGAAGATATTATTAGGGCTTCTCGCCTTCTTGACAATGAAATTCGAATCATAAAG GAAGAGCTGCAGAGGACGAATCTAGAGTTGGATTCATTCAAGGAGAAGATAAAGGAGAACCAAGAAAAAATTAAGCTCAATAAGCAACTTCCTTACTTGGTCGGCAACATTGTTGAG attttggaaaTGAATCCTGAAGAAGAAGCTGAGGAGGATGGTGCAAATATTGATCTCGACTCACAAAGGAAGGGCAAGTGTGTTGTACTGAAAACATCCACACGCCAG ACAATTTTCTTGCCTGTTGTTGGTCTTGTTGATCCTGACAACTTAAAACCTGGTGATCTGGTTGGAGTAAATAAAGACAGTTATTTGATATTGGACACCTTGCCATCTGAATATGATTCTCGGGTAAAGGCAATGGAAGTTGATGAAAAGCCAACTGAAGACTACAATGATATTGGAGGCTTGGAGAAACAGATTCAAGAACTTGTCGAGGCAATTGTGCTGCCTATGACACACCAAGAACGGTTCCAGAAATTAGGTGTTCGTCCTCCAAAGGGAGTCCTTTTGTATGGGCCTCCTGGGACTGGGAAAACCCTGATGGCCAGAGCCTGTGCTGCACAAACAAATGCTACTTTTCTCAAGTTAGCGGGACCTCAGCTTGTGCAG ATGTTCATTGGAGATGGAGCAAAACTTGTTCGTGATGCTTTCCAGCTGGCAAAAGAGAAATCACCTTGCATAattttcattgatgaaattgatGCTATAGGCACAAAGCGTTTTGATAG CGAAGTTAGTGGGGATCGAGAGGTCCAACGAACTATGTTGGAGTTACTTAACCAGCTCGATGGTTTTAGCAGCGATGATCGGATTAAG GTGATAGCAGCAACAAACAGAGCTGATATTTTGGATCCTGCTTTGATGCGATCTGGTCGTTTGGATCGTAAAATCGAATTCCCCCACCCCACAGAGGAAGCCAGGGCTCGGATCCTGCAG ATCCATTCCAGAAAGATGAATGTCAACCCAGATGTTAACTTTGAAGAATTGGCTCGGTCGACAGATGATTTTAATGGGGCACAGTTGAAAGCTGTATGTGTTGAGGCAGGCATGCTAGCACTCCGTCGCGATGCCACTGAG GTAACTCATGAAGACTTCAATGAAGGTATCATTCAAGTTCAAGCCAAGAAGAAAGCCAGCTTAAACTACTATGCCTAA
- the TCTP gene encoding translationally-controlled tumor protein homolog → MLVYQDLLTGDELLSDSFPYKEVENGVLWEVQGKWVVQGAVDVNIGANPSAEGGCEDEGVDDQAVRVVDIVDTFRLQEQPAFDKKQFVTFMKRYIKNLTPKLEGETQEAFKKNIEAATKFLLQKIKDLQFFVGESMHDDGALVFAYYKEGSADPTFLYIAPGLKEIKC, encoded by the exons ATGTTGGTTTATCAGGATCTCCTCACCG GTGATGAGCTTCTCTCTGACTCATTTCCCTACAAAGAAGTCGAGAATGGCGTGCTTTGGGAAGTTCAAGGGAAG TGGGTTGTTCAAGGTGCCGTCGATGTAAACATTGGGGCAAATCCTTCTGCTGAGGGTGGATGTGAAGATGAAGGTGTGGATGACCAAGCTGTCAGGGTTGTCGATATTGTTGACACTTTTAGACTTCAG GAGCAACCTGCTTTTGACAAGAAACAATTTGTTACCTTCATGAAGAGATACATCAAGAACCTGACACCCAAGCTAGAAGGAGAAACACAAGAAGCATTTAAAAAGAACATTGAAGCAGCAACTAAGTTTCTTTTGCAAAAGATCAAGGACTTGCAATT CTTTGTTGGTGAGAGCATGCATGATGATGGCGCCCTGGTGTTTGCGTACTACAAGGAGGGTTCAGCTGATCCTACCTTTTTGTACATTGCACCTGGTTTGAAGGAGATCAAGTGCTAG